The DNA sequence CAAGCGGTTCATCCGCCAGGCCAGGGAGCTGCGCGACACCGAGATCTCGAAGGTGCGGATCTTCGCCGCGCTGTGGGCGGTGCTGATCGTGCTGCCCGAGCTGGGCATCGCCGGGCAGTTGGCGTTCGGCTCGCTCGGCATCGCCGACGGCACCGTCACCGTCGGCACGCTCGTCGCGGCGGTCACGGTGAGCGCTTACCTGCGCTGGCCGGTCGACTCGATCGGGTGGTTGTTGGCGGAGACGAACTCGACCGCGTCGGCCCTGGAGCGGTACTTCGAGGTGACCGACACCGAGGTCACCGTGACGAGCCCGGCCGAACCGAAGCCCCTGGCCGCGCCCGTGCGCGGGCACGTGCGCTTCGAGGGCGTCCGCTACCACCACCCCGGTTCGGACCGCGAGGTGCTGCGCGGCGTCGACCTGGACATCCGGCCGGGCGAGACCGTCGCCCTGGTCGGCGCCACGGGCTCGGGCAAGACCACCGTCACCGCGCTCGTGCCCCGCCTGGCCGACGTCACCGCGGGCCGCGTCACGCTCGACGGCGTCGACGTCCGCGACCTGGACCTGGCCGACCTGCGCCGCGTGGTCGGCACGGCGTTCGAGGAGCCGATCCTGTTCTCCGCGAGCGTCACCGAGAACGTGGCCCTGGGCGCCGAGGACGTCGACGGGGAACGGGTCCGCGAAGCGTTGAAGGTGGCCCGCGCCGAGGAGTTCGTCGAAGCCCTGCCGTGGGGCCTGGACACCCGCATCGGCGAGCAGGGGCTGTCGCTGTCCGGTGGTCAGCGCCAACGCCTCGCGCTGGCCCGCGCGGTCGCCGGCCACCCGGCGGTGCTGGTGCTGGACGACCCGCTGTCGGCGCTGGACGTGCACACCGAGGCCGAGGTGGAGGCCGCGCTGCGCCGCGTCCTCAAGGGGGTCACGGCGCTCGTCGTCGCGCACCGCCCGAGCACCGTCCAGTTGGCCGACCGGGTGGCGATGCTGGTGGACGGTCGGATCGCGGCCACGGGCACGCACGCGCAACTGCTGGCGGACAACGAGGACTACCGCGCCCTGCTGTCCACCCTGGAGGACGAGGAGGTGGCGGCATGACGAGCAGCGTGACCGATCCCCGCCCGGACGACGACGAGGCCTGGCGCGGCGTCGCCGCCGAGGACGTCGAGGACGTCGACTACGCCACCGGCGTGAAGCTGCAGGCCCGGTCCCGGCGCCTGCTGGCCGAACTGCTCCGCCCGCACACCCGGGCGGCGATCCTCGCGCTCGTGATCGTGGTCGCGGAGAACGTGGTCAACCTGGCCGGCCCGCTCCTCATCGCCGCGGCCATCGACACCGGCGTGCCGTCCGCGTTGGACGGCCGCCCCGAGGCGCTGGCCTGGTGCGTCGGCGGGTACGTCGCCGCCGCGGTCTCGGCCACGCTGCTGCGCTGGTCCTTCGTCCGGCTCACCGGCCGGATCGGCCAGGACGTCCTGCTCGTCCTGCGCGAACGCGTGTTCCGGCACGCGCAACGGCTGTCGGTGTCGTTCCACGAGAAGTACACCTCCGGCAAGGTGATCTCGCGCCTGACCAGCGACGTCGACTCGCTCCAGGACCTGGTCGAGGAAGGCCTGGACGGCTTCTTCACCTCGATGCTGTCCCTGCTGGGCATCTCGGTCGTCCTGCTCTACCTGGACGTCCCGCTCGCCCTCGTGGTGCTGTCCGGCTTCGTGCCGCTGATCCTGCTCACCCGCTGGTTCCGCCGCCGCTCCGGCCGCGCCTACCGGCACACCCGCGGTGCCATCGCGAAGGTCATCGTGCAGTTCGTGGAGACCATGAACGGCATCCGCGCGGTGCAGGCGTTCCGGCGCGAGCGGCGCAACGAGAAGATCATGGGCGAGCTGAACGGCCGGTTCCGCGACGCCAACACCGACGCCATGGGCGTGATGGCGGCGTTCACCTCACTCGTCCGGGTGATCGGGAACCTGTCGTTGGCGGTGATCCTCGCCTGGGGCGCGTTCCGGGTGGCCGGCGGCGGGCTGGAGCTCGGCGTGCTGGCCGCGTTCACGCTGTACGTGCGGCGGTTCTACGACCCGTTCGACCAGCTGGCCATGTTCGCCAACGCCTACGCCTCGGCCACCGCGGCGCTGGAGAAGATCTCGGGCCTGCTGGAGGAGGAGCCGCAGGTCCGCGAGCCGGAGGAGCCGACGCCGCTGGGTGACGTCCAGGGCGCGGTGCGGTTCGACGGCGTCGAGTTCCGCTACTCCGACTCGACGCCGGTCGTGCTGCCGCCGTTCGACCTGACCGTGCCCGCCGGGCAGACCGTGGCGCTGGTCGGCGCGACCGGCGCGGGCAAGTCGACGCTGGCCAAGCTGGTGGCCCGGTTCTACGACCCGACCGCGGGCGCGGTCCGGCTGGACGGGGTCGACCTGCGGTCGGTCGCCGACGCCGAGCTGCGCCGCGCGGTCGTCATGGTGACGCAGGAGAACTTCCTGTTCGACGGGTCCGTGCTGGACAACATCGCGCTGGGCCGCCCGTCCGCGACCCGGGAGGAGATCGAGGCGGCGGCACGGGCGGTCGGCGCGGACGGGTTCATCCGGGCGCTGCCCGACGGCTACGACACCGACGTGCGCAAGCGCGGCGGGCGGCTGTCGGCCGGGCAGCGGCAGATGGTGGCGTTCGCGCGGGCGTTCCTGGCCGACCCGGCGGTGCTGGTGCTGGACGAGGCCACGTCCAGCCTGGACGTCCCGACCGAACGCGCGGTGCAGGGCGCGCTGGAGACCGTGCTGGCGGAGCGGACGGCGTTCATCATCGCCCACCGGCTCTCCACCGTGCTGATCGCCGACCGGGTGCTGGTGCTCGACGGCGGCCGGGTGGTGGAGGACGGCACGCCGGAGGAGCTGATCGGCGGGCGCGGCCGGTTCGCCGCGCTGCACACCGCGTGGCGGGACTCGCTGGCCTAGGAACCCGGCCGGGCCGGGAACCCGGCCGGTCTAGGGGCTCAGCAGGGTCGTCAGCAGCAACGACAACCAGGCCGCCAGCACACCCGCCACCACGCCGTACGCCACCCACCGCCACACCGGCACGTTGCGCGCCAGCCACACGGACGGGGCGATGCCGCCGACCACCAGGGCGTTCGCCAGCAGCGCGAGCCACTGGCTGGTCTCGCCCAGCCCGACCGACAGCGTGTAGACGGTGAACGTCACCACGGCGGCGACGATGAGGGTGACCGTGAGGCCGGTGCCCCAGGGGGTCTCCTCCCGGGGTTCCGGCTCCTCGGGCTCACCGTCCGCCACGTCGGCGTCGTGCGGTTCGTCCTCGTCGGACGGGACCTCCACCAGCACCTGCTCGCCGCTCACCGGGTCCGTGTACTCGACAGGTGTGCCCATGTCCGCCGCCACCCTCCCCGCCAACTGACGTCCCCGCCTGGTCACGAGCGCACTGGCCACGCCGTCGGAGGGCGACTCGGCCC is a window from the Saccharothrix saharensis genome containing:
- a CDS encoding ABC transporter ATP-binding protein, with the translated sequence MSEDRTSTAATLRRLWPYLKPVRTPVVLAMAATLLAMVCGLGIPLITQRIVDGPIAGRDLGALPLLIGIVVVLGCAEAGLFYARRKLIAGPASDVEARMRAELYHHLQDLQVAFHDRYQSGQLLSRATTDLTQVRRFVGFAVIFLVVNSLIVVIGLGVLFWLAPVLGLVVLATTLPLVGLSYLFETKFKVVARRAQDQSGDLTTVVEESVLGIRVLKAFGRGPHLTKRFIRQARELRDTEISKVRIFAALWAVLIVLPELGIAGQLAFGSLGIADGTVTVGTLVAAVTVSAYLRWPVDSIGWLLAETNSTASALERYFEVTDTEVTVTSPAEPKPLAAPVRGHVRFEGVRYHHPGSDREVLRGVDLDIRPGETVALVGATGSGKTTVTALVPRLADVTAGRVTLDGVDVRDLDLADLRRVVGTAFEEPILFSASVTENVALGAEDVDGERVREALKVARAEEFVEALPWGLDTRIGEQGLSLSGGQRQRLALARAVAGHPAVLVLDDPLSALDVHTEAEVEAALRRVLKGVTALVVAHRPSTVQLADRVAMLVDGRIAATGTHAQLLADNEDYRALLSTLEDEEVAA
- a CDS encoding ABC transporter ATP-binding protein, which codes for MTSSVTDPRPDDDEAWRGVAAEDVEDVDYATGVKLQARSRRLLAELLRPHTRAAILALVIVVAENVVNLAGPLLIAAAIDTGVPSALDGRPEALAWCVGGYVAAAVSATLLRWSFVRLTGRIGQDVLLVLRERVFRHAQRLSVSFHEKYTSGKVISRLTSDVDSLQDLVEEGLDGFFTSMLSLLGISVVLLYLDVPLALVVLSGFVPLILLTRWFRRRSGRAYRHTRGAIAKVIVQFVETMNGIRAVQAFRRERRNEKIMGELNGRFRDANTDAMGVMAAFTSLVRVIGNLSLAVILAWGAFRVAGGGLELGVLAAFTLYVRRFYDPFDQLAMFANAYASATAALEKISGLLEEEPQVREPEEPTPLGDVQGAVRFDGVEFRYSDSTPVVLPPFDLTVPAGQTVALVGATGAGKSTLAKLVARFYDPTAGAVRLDGVDLRSVADAELRRAVVMVTQENFLFDGSVLDNIALGRPSATREEIEAAARAVGADGFIRALPDGYDTDVRKRGGRLSAGQRQMVAFARAFLADPAVLVLDEATSSLDVPTERAVQGALETVLAERTAFIIAHRLSTVLIADRVLVLDGGRVVEDGTPEELIGGRGRFAALHTAWRDSLA
- a CDS encoding DUF2537 domain-containing protein; the protein is MELRVQDGRAVLAGRDDAGEREVDPRTLPLGAGLADALHEWAKVADAVMRAESPSDGVASALVTRRGRQLAGRVAADMGTPVEYTDPVSGEQVLVEVPSDEDEPHDADVADGEPEEPEPREETPWGTGLTVTLIVAAVVTFTVYTLSVGLGETSQWLALLANALVVGGIAPSVWLARNVPVWRWVAYGVVAGVLAAWLSLLLTTLLSP